In a genomic window of Streptomyces sp. NBC_01231:
- a CDS encoding protein kinase, whose product MRRVLCPVENLYVAQRSRAVLSCALDGPVDSAALSAAFEAVTAEQPQLWTHIVPDGDGHALESLPEAERPRLRIRTGGGEAYVEELNTPLTVGGQLTRAVLVSDPDEERHTLVLSIDHVITDGHSGIALLNTLWDRYREFMGDTLPPRTPVAECPEPISTLLPHSDAAETTKYLDQRVENVGRRPVELVAYDVKATEEAPEEPHRIEVRRLLLDTEPTTGLRERARAEGLSVHALISAALLLAARRRMDGRDPRVLGCLSPVDLRSRLSPPVPATLMVAAVGMHLQALPVGEDTDVLELAREFGDGLRDFLDRGDHFREMHIMPSVPQHPTLHLGTVIVTNMGAVSGPRLPEGTRVTDVRLTPAREHYFPQAGRSPIMACVTTFDGRLAIEFPHHTACFSRPFMRELADEVRASLLALAEPDLERRPAATVRHRVTRT is encoded by the coding sequence ATGCGACGCGTGCTGTGCCCCGTGGAAAACCTTTACGTCGCCCAGCGAAGCAGGGCGGTCCTCTCCTGTGCCCTGGACGGTCCCGTCGACTCGGCGGCCCTGTCCGCGGCGTTCGAGGCGGTCACGGCGGAGCAGCCGCAGCTGTGGACGCACATCGTCCCGGACGGCGACGGCCACGCCCTCGAATCTCTCCCGGAAGCCGAGCGGCCCCGGCTGCGGATACGCACCGGGGGCGGGGAGGCGTACGTGGAGGAGCTCAACACCCCGCTGACGGTGGGTGGTCAGCTGACCCGGGCGGTCCTCGTGAGCGACCCCGACGAGGAGCGGCACACCCTGGTCCTGAGCATCGACCACGTCATCACCGACGGACACAGCGGGATCGCCCTGCTCAACACCCTCTGGGACCGCTACCGGGAGTTCATGGGCGACACCTTGCCCCCGCGCACGCCCGTGGCCGAATGTCCCGAACCCATCAGCACGCTGCTGCCCCACTCGGACGCGGCCGAGACGACGAAGTACCTGGACCAGCGTGTGGAGAATGTCGGCCGCCGCCCGGTCGAACTCGTCGCGTACGACGTGAAGGCGACGGAGGAAGCGCCCGAAGAGCCCCACCGCATCGAGGTCCGGCGGCTGCTGCTCGACACCGAACCGACCACCGGGCTGCGCGAGCGGGCCCGCGCGGAAGGTCTGTCCGTGCACGCCCTGATCAGCGCCGCCCTGCTGCTCGCGGCCCGGCGGCGCATGGACGGCAGGGACCCGCGCGTCCTGGGCTGCCTGTCACCGGTCGATCTGCGCTCGCGTCTGTCGCCGCCGGTGCCCGCCACCCTCATGGTCGCCGCGGTCGGCATGCACCTGCAGGCCCTGCCCGTCGGCGAGGACACCGATGTACTGGAGCTGGCGCGTGAATTCGGCGACGGCCTGCGGGACTTCCTCGACCGCGGCGACCACTTCCGGGAGATGCACATCATGCCGTCGGTCCCGCAGCATCCGACACTCCACCTCGGCACGGTCATCGTCACCAACATGGGTGCCGTGTCCGGCCCGCGTCTCCCGGAGGGCACGCGCGTCACCGACGTACGGCTCACGCCCGCCCGCGAGCACTACTTCCCGCAGGCCGGCCGCAGCCCGATCATGGCCTGTGTCACGACGTTCGACGGCCGCCTCGCCATCGAGTTCCCGCACCACACCGCCTGCTTCAGCCGGCCGTTCATGCGCGAGCTGGCCGACGAGGTCCGGGCGAGCCTGCTCGCCCTCGCCGAGCCCGACCTGGAGCGGCGCCCCGCCGCCACCGTCCGACACCGCGTCACCCGCACGTAG
- a CDS encoding SRPBCC family protein — protein sequence MPTRWYPVEEAGDSLFTTASVYLTRTVDVPYPAAETWAALTDDSGPAHWTKGVKRLTWTTPRPFGVGTTREVETYGGFVLRERFYRWDEGHRKTFTVVESTRNVFRSLVEDYVVESTPDGSRLTWQWAGELHRPWSRMKGVVKRLVLEPTARSHIGGLPAHMAATR from the coding sequence ATGCCCACTCGCTGGTACCCGGTCGAAGAGGCCGGCGACTCGCTCTTCACCACCGCGTCCGTCTACCTGACGCGCACCGTCGACGTTCCCTACCCGGCCGCGGAGACCTGGGCGGCCCTGACCGACGACTCCGGGCCGGCGCACTGGACGAAGGGCGTGAAGCGGCTGACCTGGACCACTCCCCGGCCGTTCGGGGTCGGGACGACCCGGGAGGTCGAGACCTACGGAGGCTTCGTCCTGCGCGAGCGCTTCTACCGCTGGGACGAGGGACACCGCAAGACGTTCACCGTCGTCGAGAGCACCCGCAACGTCTTCAGGAGCCTCGTGGAGGACTACGTCGTGGAGTCCACCCCGGACGGCTCCCGGCTCACCTGGCAGTGGGCCGGCGAACTGCACCGCCCGTGGTCGCGGATGAAGGGCGTGGTGAAGCGGCTCGTCCTGGAGCCGACGGCCCGCTCCCACATCGGCGGACTGCCGGCCCACATGGCGGCCACCCGCTGA
- the asnB gene encoding asparagine synthase (glutamine-hydrolyzing), whose product MCGIVGWIAFQRDLARERPTLDAMTATMACRGPDAGGTWVSPHAVLGHRRLSVIDLEGGVQPMAVDTQDGPVVMTYSGEAYNFRELRDELRRRGHEFRTSSDTEVVLRGYLEWGEAVADHLLGMFALGIWDGRTDRLILLRDHLGIKPLYVYETEDGVLFGSETKAILAHPAVEAVVDRDGLRELMGYVKEPGQATWKGMREVKPGTMLIVDRGGVRERVYWRLEVDEHHDDTETTVRRIRELLEDSVSRQLVADVPLCLLLSGGLDSSALTALAARKLTEEGRQARTFTVDFEQPDDFRANELRGSPDAPFAREVVDHVGTLHSNIKLDHQKLADPEVRRTVIAARDLPFGFGEGDNSLYLLFKAIREHSTVALSGEGADETFGGYPWFHSSAVQQTATFPWVEPLVPTRLYEPELTLGTLDLPGYLAQRWSDTVAQLPSLPGEDAHERRMREFCYVHVTSALPTLLDRKDRMSMAVGLEVRVPICDHRLVQYVFNTPWSMKAFDGREKSLLRAAVRDMLPTSVADRPKAGYPLTQELSYVGEVQRQVGELLSDDHRAVEFFDRAALAEAVRGKPEAVERDTRDAFERVLDLAVWLDLYRPAIKLS is encoded by the coding sequence ATGTGTGGGATCGTCGGCTGGATCGCCTTCCAGCGTGACCTGGCGAGGGAACGCCCCACCCTGGACGCGATGACCGCGACCATGGCCTGCCGCGGCCCGGACGCCGGGGGCACCTGGGTGTCGCCGCACGCCGTCCTGGGGCACCGCCGGCTGTCGGTCATCGACCTGGAGGGCGGTGTCCAGCCCATGGCGGTGGACACACAGGACGGCCCGGTGGTGATGACGTACAGCGGTGAGGCGTACAACTTCCGGGAGCTGCGCGACGAACTGCGGCGCCGTGGGCACGAATTCCGCACCTCCAGTGACACCGAGGTCGTCCTGCGCGGTTACCTGGAGTGGGGCGAGGCGGTCGCCGACCATCTCCTCGGCATGTTCGCGCTGGGCATCTGGGACGGCCGTACGGACCGCCTGATCCTGCTGCGCGACCACCTCGGCATCAAGCCGCTGTACGTGTACGAGACCGAGGACGGCGTCCTGTTCGGTTCGGAGACCAAGGCCATCCTGGCGCATCCGGCCGTGGAGGCCGTGGTGGACCGGGACGGCCTCCGGGAACTCATGGGGTACGTCAAGGAACCGGGCCAGGCCACGTGGAAGGGCATGCGGGAGGTCAAGCCGGGCACCATGCTGATCGTCGACCGGGGCGGGGTCCGCGAGCGGGTGTACTGGCGGCTGGAGGTCGACGAGCACCACGACGACACGGAGACGACGGTACGCCGGATCCGTGAGCTGCTGGAGGACAGCGTCAGCCGGCAGCTGGTCGCGGACGTGCCGCTGTGCCTGCTGCTCTCCGGCGGTCTGGACTCCAGCGCCCTGACGGCCCTGGCCGCGCGGAAGCTCACCGAAGAGGGCCGGCAGGCCAGGACGTTCACGGTCGACTTCGAACAGCCGGACGACTTCCGCGCGAACGAGCTCCGCGGCTCGCCGGACGCCCCGTTCGCCCGCGAGGTCGTGGACCACGTCGGCACGCTGCACAGCAACATCAAGCTGGACCACCAGAAGCTGGCCGACCCCGAGGTACGCCGGACCGTGATCGCGGCCCGTGATCTTCCGTTCGGGTTCGGTGAGGGCGACAACTCCCTCTACCTGCTGTTCAAGGCGATCCGCGAGCACTCGACGGTGGCCCTGTCCGGCGAGGGCGCCGACGAGACGTTCGGCGGCTACCCCTGGTTCCACTCTTCGGCGGTGCAGCAGACCGCGACGTTCCCCTGGGTGGAGCCTCTGGTGCCCACCCGGCTGTACGAGCCGGAGCTGACGCTCGGCACCCTCGACCTGCCCGGCTACCTGGCGCAGCGCTGGTCCGACACGGTCGCGCAACTGCCGTCCCTGCCCGGCGAGGACGCGCACGAGCGCCGTATGCGCGAGTTCTGCTACGTCCATGTGACCAGCGCGCTCCCCACGTTGCTGGACCGCAAGGACCGGATGAGCATGGCGGTCGGCCTGGAGGTGCGGGTTCCGATCTGCGACCACCGGCTGGTGCAGTACGTCTTCAACACGCCGTGGTCGATGAAGGCGTTCGACGGCCGGGAGAAGAGCCTGCTGCGCGCCGCCGTGCGCGACATGCTGCCAACTTCGGTGGCGGACCGGCCCAAGGCGGGTTACCCGCTGACCCAGGAGCTGAGCTACGTCGGGGAGGTGCAGCGCCAGGTCGGCGAGCTGCTGTCCGACGACCACCGCGCGGTGGAGTTCTTCGACCGGGCGGCACTCGCCGAAGCCGTGCGCGGGAAGCCGGAGGCGGTGGAGCGTGACACCCGGGACGCGTTCGAGCGGGTCCTGGACCTGGCCGTCTGGCTCGACCTGTACCGCCCCGCCATCAAGCTGTCCTGA